Genomic segment of Polycladomyces abyssicola:
AACTTTGCCCGCGTCCTGCGCTGACCGGGTCGGAACGGGTCATCATCTTCTTCCCTGCAGGGCGCAGTTGACGTCATCTTACCACCGGCAACATTGTCTCCACCGTCCAGCCGGCGGGACGAATCCGAATGGTCACCGCCCCATGGCGATCCGTTCGCCATATATGAATCCGATGGCTTTGTAAGCGACGGATCACTTCCGGAGCCGGATGGCCAAACCGATTATGTCGGCCGACCGAGATCACGGCGAAACCGGGCCGAACTTGCGCAAGCCATGATTCACCTGTTGATGTACGGCTTCCGTGATGAGCCACTTTCAGCACATCCACCGGTGGAAAGCGCCACTTTTCCACCACGTCCTCTTCCGCTTCCTGTTCGATGTCCCCCGTCATCAACAAGCGGAAATGTTGGATCTGCAGTAAAAAAACAATGGAATCATTGTTGGTCCACCCGTCGGTTGAGAGATGCGCCGGATCGGGATGGAGAAACTGCCATACAACCCCCGGTTCCAGTGTCCAAGCCGTTCCGGGGGAAGGTGCCGCGATTCGGGCACCGTTTTCGATCAACGTACGCATCAATTGCCGTTCCGTCGCTGTACGGGGTGGGTGGGGATTACGTAGGACGAGGCGAACGGGGAATTGTTCCGCCACTTTTTGCAAGCCTCCGATGTGGTCTGCATCCCCGTGCGTCATAATGAGGTAGTCGATTTGTCGGATGCCGCGATAGCGCAGATACGGAACCACCGTTTTCTCTCCCACGTCGTAGGGATGGTGACGCCGTTGCCATGACTTCTGCGGAAAAGACACCATCCCGCCGCCATCCACAACGATGACCTGTCCTCGCGGTGTCTCGATGACAGCGCAATCCCCCTGCCCCACATCGAGAAAGGTGATGCGCGCCTCCCTCTCCCCGTAAAAAGGATGATAGGAGTAAAAGATCAGACCCGTGATCATCACCGCCGAACACCAACGATGCCGCCGGGGATGAAGCGCGTTACCCGTCCATGCGAACAATGCGTATACACATGCCGCCGCGTATGCCATACACCATTGCCATGACGGCGGTGACCATGACGTCAACATTCCCTGTTCCTCAGAAAGCCGTTCCAACAACCATAACAGACCTTTCGTCACCTGTGTGCATATCCAGGCAGGCACTGCTCCCCACACAGGTGCAATCCAGCCCAACATCAAGGAAAGGAGTGCCAAAGGGAACACCACGCTACCGACGATGGGCACAATCCATAGATTGACCCACCAAGAACCTGTCGGAAAGTCATAAAAAAAGGTGATCGTCACCGGAAATGATACCAGATGGGCAATTAACGTGACCGCCAACCATTGATTTGCCCATTTCCACGGTAATGGAAACAGGCTACTGAGTGGTTCGACCGCCACCAGCAAGCCGAGCGTGATCAAACAGGTCAGCTGAAACCCCGCCTCCAGAAGCTGATACGGATTCCACAACAGCATCAACCATCCTGCCAGAAACAAAAAGCTCAGTCGGTTGTGCCACATGCCGAAAACCGTGGCAACGAGGGCGAACCCGGCCATCAGGGACGCCCGGACAACGGATGCTTCCGCGCCTGTTACCCATGCAAATATCGGCAACGATACGATCGTGAGTCCGCCAGCCACTTCACGCGTTAAGCGCAATCGGGTCAACAAACCGTACACGCCCGCAACGAAGACGGCCACATTCATCCCTGAAATGGCCAACAAATGCGTCAGTCCCCATTCGGCAAACAGGCTGTCGATCTCTTCCGGCACCGCATTCCTCTCTCCCAGCACCAATCCGCGAATCAAACCGGATATCTCCTCAGGATAGAGTTGCGCCAACGTGTCGCCCCCGCTCCGCCGAATCCGGTCTGCCCATGCGAATACATCCCATGGGGGCGGTTGTTCCGCCGAAACCCCGCGAAGCCCGTCAGCCGACGCGATCCAATGCACAAATTGACGGCGATAAAACGCCCGTGCATCAAAGCCGCCAGGATTTCTCGCCGGATCCGGGCGAGTCAACCGTACACCGTTCACCGACAGCCGCGTCCCACTCGTCCAATCGCGAACCGTCCGCAACTCCGACTGAGATTGTAATCGAAGACGCAACAACACTTTTTCACCAGTCAAGCGTCGAAAGGCACCACGCACCTCCAACCGGTAGACTTTCACCATACAGGTGAGCTGATCTCCATCCACCTCAGGAGCGGACTGGACGACCCCATGCAGCTTGATCCCGACTTGATCAGTCAACCGATCATCGATGGACGAGACATTGTGAGTATCCACCCATGACGTATAGGCGGCTCCGGCAAAAAAAGCCAGTACTGTGCATGTCGTCGTCCACATCCGCCACCGCCACAGGCACAACCACCCTCCTGCTATCCCGAGCACTCCTGCCCCTAACCACCACCATCCTTCATACCCGCTTCCCCCTGTCAACACAACGGCGATGCCTCCTATCCATCCACCCGCCAACCAACCCACCGGAACTTTCATCACAACCTCCAGGAAAGGAATGAAATGGTATATCCTTTCCGCAATTCCCGACAAAAACCCTCCTGATTCGACAAAAACTGTTGCCCATTTGTTACGGTTCTGTTGAAAATTATTGATTGACAGTTTCCGTCAGACGGATTAGAATGCTAATCATGACAAAACCTAATAACTGACAATTTCACACTCCGAGCGCTGAATCCGTACAGGAACGGGGGAACCAATTTTTTTGGGGTGAATCCGGTGTCTTCACCGGTAGGGTCACTCTCACGGACCCGAATCCGTCAGCTAACCTCGTAAGCGTGCTGAGAGGGAAGTGTGCTTCTTCACATGACCGAAAGTCATTGAAGTGGACACTTCAATGGCTTTTTGTGTTTGAAACAAAAACGGAATCCATCTGGGGAAGGTGTATGTGATGTTATCCTCGCTGAAGCGTTTGATCATCGGGCGCCCGCTTCGCACTGAGCAACTGCAGGAGGAAAAACTGCCGGTTTGGAAAGCACTCCCAATATTGTCATCGGACGCGCTGTCGTCCGTCGCTTACGGTACGGAGCAGATTTTAACCGTACTCGCTCCGATTGGCGCACTGGCACTTTGGTATTCATTGCCCATATCCGGCGCGATTATCGGATTGTTGACACTGCTCATCCTTTCCTACCGGCAAATTATCCACGAATACCCAGGAGGGGGCGGTGCCTACATCGTTTCGACAGACAACCTGGGTTGGTTTGCAGGGTTGATCGCCGGTGCGTCGCTGTTGATCGACTATACACTGACAGTGGCAGTCAGTGTTTCGGCCGGGACAGACGCGATCACTTCGGCGTTCCCGGTTTTACACAAGCACAGTACGCTCATTTCCGTTTTCTTTGTCCTTCTCATCATGCTCCTCAACTTACGGGGTTTACGCGAATCCGGCACGATTTTCTCATTCCCCACCTACCTGTTTATCCTCGGCATGCTGGGTTTGGTGCTCGTGGGGTTGGGAAATGTGGCGGTCCATGGCATTCCTGCTAACGTCCCGCCAGTGACACACACCTTTCCGGCTGGTCTCGGATGGTTTCTGTTATTGCGTGCGTTCTCGTCGGGATGTTCTGCATTGACCGGCGTCGAAGCGATCTCCAACGCCACTCCCACCTTCCGTAAACCGGAGACGAAAAATGCGGCGCGTACCTTGGCGCTTCTGGGCTTATTGCTGGCCATGTTG
This window contains:
- a CDS encoding DNA internalization-related competence protein ComEC/Rec2, whose product is MKVPVGWLAGGWIGGIAVVLTGGSGYEGWWWLGAGVLGIAGGWLCLWRWRMWTTTCTVLAFFAGAAYTSWVDTHNVSSIDDRLTDQVGIKLHGVVQSAPEVDGDQLTCMVKVYRLEVRGAFRRLTGEKVLLRLRLQSQSELRTVRDWTSGTRLSVNGVRLTRPDPARNPGGFDARAFYRRQFVHWIASADGLRGVSAEQPPPWDVFAWADRIRRSGGDTLAQLYPEEISGLIRGLVLGERNAVPEEIDSLFAEWGLTHLLAISGMNVAVFVAGVYGLLTRLRLTREVAGGLTIVSLPIFAWVTGAEASVVRASLMAGFALVATVFGMWHNRLSFLFLAGWLMLLWNPYQLLEAGFQLTCLITLGLLVAVEPLSSLFPLPWKWANQWLAVTLIAHLVSFPVTITFFYDFPTGSWWVNLWIVPIVGSVVFPLALLSLMLGWIAPVWGAVPAWICTQVTKGLLWLLERLSEEQGMLTSWSPPSWQWCMAYAAACVYALFAWTGNALHPRRHRWCSAVMITGLIFYSYHPFYGEREARITFLDVGQGDCAVIETPRGQVIVVDGGGMVSFPQKSWQRRHHPYDVGEKTVVPYLRYRGIRQIDYLIMTHGDADHIGGLQKVAEQFPVRLVLRNPHPPRTATERQLMRTLIENGARIAAPSPGTAWTLEPGVVWQFLHPDPAHLSTDGWTNNDSIVFLLQIQHFRLLMTGDIEQEAEEDVVEKWRFPPVDVLKVAHHGSRTSTGESWLAQVRPGFAVISVGRHNRFGHPAPEVIRRLQSHRIHIWRTDRHGAVTIRIRPAGWTVETMLPVVR